A genome region from Hymenobacter tibetensis includes the following:
- a CDS encoding bifunctional UDP-N-acetylmuramoyl-tripeptide:D-alanyl-D-alanine ligase/alanine racemase translates to MLDFVDLPALTHGTLLLTPAGSAPVHQLLLDSRRVGQAAGSVFFALRGPQHNGHIYLPELYERGVRLFVVDSNQEIPGGTLAYPGAGFLLVADTLAALQTIAAKHRRRFRLPVFGVTGSNGKTIVKEWLAQLLAPDELICKSPRSYNSQVGVPLSVWELNPTHTLGIFEAGISERGEMARLARVIQPTLGVFTNIGTAHDAGFTDHQEKVEEKMQLFQNVDTLFYCLDHELIHAAACRHLSEHQTFTWSRQQPHLAHVAVTVAEASADRTVVRVNLSRPRPQEHTFTLPFADEPSVENALQALSVLLWRQLPATEIQHRLDRLQPVAMRLEMKQALNDCYVLDDTYNNDLAGLTLALDALARQPRRGRRTLILSDVLESGLAGTELYTRVAAQLTSHGVERLVGVGPEIRQHQVVFGGVESVFYDTTDDFLRHLRTDSFRQETILVKGARRFGFERIVAAFQQKIHGTVLEVNLDALAQNLNFYRSRIQPGTKLMVMVKAFAYGSGSYEVANLLQFHRADYLAVAYTDEGVNLRQHGISLPIMVMNPSPDAFQVLRQYHLEPEIYSFERLQEYLVAARQQPLPAIHLKLDTGMRRLGFSESDVPALCSLLRENAAHLRVASALTHLAGADEEQHNSFSQQQLAAFHRMTPLLEAALGYAILKHALNSAGILRFPDAQLDMVRLGIGLYGVEATGREQGALQPVSTLRTTISQVKTLPPGETVGYGRRGQAVEYERRIATLAIGYADGYDRRFGNGAGEVMVRGLRAPLVGNVCMDMCMVDVTHIAAAQAGDIAEVFGPHLPLPELASRIGTIPYELLTNVSERVKRVFIAE, encoded by the coding sequence ATGCTTGATTTCGTCGACCTTCCGGCCCTCACCCACGGCACACTACTTCTGACACCTGCCGGTTCCGCTCCGGTTCATCAACTGCTACTGGACAGCCGCCGGGTAGGGCAGGCCGCTGGCAGCGTTTTCTTTGCCCTGCGCGGTCCTCAGCACAATGGCCATATCTATCTGCCCGAGCTGTATGAGCGCGGGGTACGGTTGTTTGTAGTAGATAGCAACCAAGAAATACCGGGGGGCACACTGGCTTATCCGGGAGCCGGGTTCTTGTTGGTAGCAGACACTTTAGCGGCTCTGCAAACCATAGCGGCCAAGCATCGCCGCCGGTTCCGGCTGCCCGTCTTCGGTGTTACGGGCTCCAATGGCAAGACCATCGTGAAAGAATGGTTGGCGCAGTTGCTGGCTCCCGACGAGCTGATATGCAAAAGCCCTCGTTCTTACAATTCGCAAGTGGGGGTGCCGCTGAGTGTGTGGGAACTGAACCCTACGCACACGCTGGGCATTTTTGAAGCCGGTATTTCCGAACGGGGCGAAATGGCTCGCTTGGCTCGCGTGATACAGCCTACACTGGGCGTATTCACCAACATCGGTACCGCTCATGATGCAGGTTTCACCGATCATCAGGAGAAGGTCGAGGAGAAAATGCAGCTGTTTCAAAACGTGGACACGCTTTTTTACTGCCTTGACCACGAGCTGATTCACGCTGCCGCCTGCCGTCACCTCTCCGAACACCAGACATTCACGTGGAGCCGCCAACAGCCGCACCTGGCGCATGTAGCCGTGACTGTAGCCGAAGCTTCCGCCGACCGCACAGTGGTACGCGTAAATCTGAGCCGCCCACGGCCCCAGGAGCACACCTTCACGCTACCTTTCGCTGATGAGCCTTCGGTGGAAAACGCCCTCCAGGCGCTATCGGTATTGCTCTGGCGGCAACTGCCCGCCACCGAAATCCAGCACCGCCTCGACCGGCTTCAACCGGTAGCCATGCGCCTGGAGATGAAACAGGCCCTCAATGACTGTTACGTCCTCGACGACACTTACAACAACGACCTCGCTGGCCTCACCCTGGCCCTCGATGCCTTAGCCCGCCAGCCCCGGCGTGGCCGCCGCACCCTCATTCTGAGCGACGTCTTGGAATCTGGTTTGGCGGGCACTGAGCTGTATACCCGCGTGGCTGCGCAGCTAACGAGCCATGGCGTGGAGCGCTTGGTGGGCGTGGGACCTGAAATCAGGCAGCACCAAGTGGTGTTCGGCGGAGTGGAAAGTGTGTTTTATGATACCACCGACGACTTCTTGCGTCACCTCCGAACTGACTCTTTCCGACAGGAAACTATCTTGGTGAAAGGCGCCCGCCGATTTGGTTTCGAGCGGATTGTGGCAGCTTTTCAACAGAAGATTCATGGTACTGTGCTAGAAGTGAACCTCGATGCGCTGGCTCAAAATCTCAACTTCTACCGTAGCCGCATTCAGCCGGGTACCAAACTCATGGTGATGGTGAAAGCCTTCGCCTACGGTAGCGGTTCCTACGAAGTAGCCAACCTGCTTCAGTTTCACCGCGCCGACTACCTCGCCGTAGCATACACCGACGAAGGCGTAAACCTGCGCCAGCATGGCATTAGCCTGCCTATCATGGTGATGAACCCTTCGCCTGATGCTTTTCAAGTGCTGCGTCAGTACCATTTGGAGCCCGAAATTTATTCATTTGAGCGGCTCCAAGAGTACTTGGTTGCTGCTCGCCAGCAGCCCCTCCCTGCAATTCACCTCAAGTTGGATACTGGCATGCGCCGCCTAGGATTTAGCGAATCCGATGTGCCGGCTCTGTGCAGCTTGTTGCGTGAAAACGCGGCGCATTTGCGCGTAGCTAGCGCCCTTACGCACTTAGCTGGTGCTGATGAAGAACAACACAACAGCTTCTCCCAGCAACAGCTAGCCGCGTTCCACCGCATGACACCGTTGTTAGAAGCGGCGCTCGGCTATGCCATACTCAAACACGCCCTCAATTCGGCCGGTATCCTGCGTTTTCCTGATGCGCAACTGGATATGGTGCGCCTGGGCATCGGCCTCTACGGCGTGGAAGCTACTGGCCGGGAGCAAGGTGCTCTGCAACCCGTTAGCACACTTAGAACCACCATTTCACAGGTAAAAACGCTTCCTCCCGGCGAAACCGTTGGGTATGGCCGGCGTGGGCAAGCCGTTGAATACGAACGGCGCATTGCTACATTGGCCATCGGCTACGCCGACGGCTACGACCGGCGTTTCGGTAACGGGGCGGGTGAAGTGATGGTGCGGGGGCTTAGGGCTCCTTTGGTTGGCAATGTATGCATGGATATGTGCATGGTTGACGTGACACACATTGCCGCCGCGCAGGCCGGCGACATAGCTGAGGTTTTCGGGCCACACCTGCCACTCCCAGAACTAGCCAGTCGCATAGGCACCATTCCTTACGAGTTACTCACCAATGTAAGTGAGCGAGTGAAGCGAGTTTTTATTGCGGAATAG
- a CDS encoding alpha/beta hydrolase family protein — translation MKKSVHALLMHVWLPVLLLWVLSAPAAVAAPTLDGLWKGPLKMPGGELEVIFRLVSLTGGSYFATMDVPLQRVSRMSVQVEVRGDTVMFAADEAGSRFVGQLAADGKQVKGTWHQPGYQCPLTLTFAPSAINTAPKARLTPPYREEEVAYTNVPVNLKLGGMLTIPAGPGPFPAVVLVSDTGPQDRDATTGDYRPLGTLADFLTRRGIAVLRFDDRGVGASAGDFSSVTVSDLTSDVQAGLNYLRARPEIDITHIGVVGHGQGGNVALLTAALPLPPAFAVTLGAYGLPGNTIILQQQKELLRKIGVQETDIAVFSKQQQVMQDVVRQTPDSKKAREVLMKMMRQYDASIDSVTARNRAVELTSARYRNFLNFNPAILLNEVKCPVLLLNGAADTDVAADSNLSGLTKALTANHNITTKKLSGVNHLFQADPSEWVLVNGQPRETFSPAALELIRSWITNQAQTK, via the coding sequence ATGAAGAAGTCTGTCCACGCATTACTCATGCACGTGTGGCTGCCTGTGCTGTTGCTATGGGTATTAAGCGCGCCAGCCGCAGTGGCTGCCCCAACCTTGGACGGGTTGTGGAAAGGACCCCTAAAAATGCCTGGAGGGGAACTTGAGGTAATATTCCGGTTGGTTAGCCTAACAGGTGGCTCTTATTTTGCTACCATGGACGTGCCTCTCCAGCGGGTCAGCCGGATGTCGGTGCAAGTGGAAGTACGCGGTGATACGGTTATGTTTGCGGCCGATGAAGCCGGTAGCCGTTTTGTTGGGCAATTGGCGGCTGATGGCAAGCAGGTAAAAGGCACTTGGCACCAACCTGGCTACCAGTGTCCACTGACGTTGACTTTTGCGCCCTCTGCTATTAACACGGCCCCAAAGGCGCGTCTTACTCCACCTTACCGCGAGGAAGAAGTTGCGTATACCAACGTGCCAGTCAATCTGAAGCTAGGCGGTATGCTTACAATACCTGCCGGGCCCGGGCCATTCCCAGCAGTGGTATTGGTATCAGACACGGGTCCTCAGGACCGGGATGCCACCACAGGCGATTATCGTCCCCTAGGTACTTTAGCCGACTTCCTTACCCGTCGTGGCATTGCTGTCCTACGCTTCGACGATCGGGGTGTTGGAGCATCCGCGGGTGATTTCTCTAGCGTTACTGTCTCCGACTTAACGAGTGATGTGCAGGCTGGTCTGAACTATCTGCGGGCCCGCCCCGAGATAGATATTACGCATATCGGCGTAGTGGGGCACGGGCAAGGAGGAAACGTGGCTTTATTGACCGCCGCATTGCCATTGCCTCCCGCTTTCGCCGTAACGCTAGGGGCTTATGGCCTCCCTGGTAATACCATCATTCTGCAGCAGCAAAAAGAGCTGCTGCGTAAAATTGGTGTTCAGGAAACCGATATAGCAGTTTTCAGCAAGCAGCAGCAAGTCATGCAAGACGTGGTGCGGCAAACTCCCGATTCTAAGAAGGCCCGCGAGGTATTGATGAAAATGATGCGGCAGTATGATGCCTCAATTGATAGTGTTACCGCCAGAAACCGTGCTGTTGAGCTAACTTCTGCCCGCTATCGTAATTTCTTGAACTTCAATCCGGCGATTCTGCTCAATGAAGTGAAATGCCCGGTACTGTTGCTAAATGGCGCCGCTGATACAGATGTAGCTGCTGACTCCAATCTGAGTGGGCTTACTAAAGCACTGACTGCTAACCACAACATCACTACAAAAAAATTGTCTGGCGTCAATCATCTATTTCAAGCAGATCCTTCTGAGTGGGTACTGGTCAATGGCCAGCCACGCGAGACATTTTCACCAGCGGCCCTAGAGCTCATCCGAAGTTGGATTACCAACCAAGCACAAACCAAGTAA